The Chryseolinea soli genome contains a region encoding:
- a CDS encoding serine hydrolase domain-containing protein encodes MKLKHYIFIGALLIIIPFLIAQVAKEKAAAEQPAQKATAQPKPINPFLAEVLQDYDDQLKVLAEASGTPGAAIAVVQDSTIVFLKGMGRRSADASQLVDVNTLFRIASVSKCFASFLTGILVQDSVLHWNDRIVDRLPHFALNSPEETQKLTIRHVLSHTTGLPYHTYTNMVEEGKPLDSMLSWLKRIPLSSPVGETYSYQNVAYSLIGRVIESATGKSYEDEMRQRVFGPLHMLTASIDYAGIQQNTNVAKPHKRRGNQWVPAAITSTYYNVAPAGGVNASISDMAQWMIALLGNRPDVISPATLKQLYTPEVKARSKNRNYGRMHRLSDSFYGLGWRVIYYPDDTLLYHGGYVNGYRSEVAVNPKDHLAVCILANAPGDLADNGIPLFFNLLQPKRDSVRAWEEKERKLRRQILVP; translated from the coding sequence ATGAAATTGAAGCACTATATTTTTATCGGCGCCCTGCTGATCATCATACCATTTTTGATCGCCCAGGTGGCCAAAGAGAAAGCTGCTGCCGAGCAGCCTGCCCAGAAGGCCACTGCCCAGCCCAAGCCCATCAATCCCTTCCTGGCAGAAGTGCTTCAGGACTATGACGATCAGCTGAAGGTGCTCGCCGAAGCTTCGGGCACTCCCGGTGCTGCCATTGCTGTGGTACAGGATTCCACGATCGTTTTCTTGAAAGGCATGGGCCGCCGCAGTGCCGACGCTTCACAGCTCGTGGACGTGAACACGTTGTTTCGCATCGCCTCCGTGTCCAAATGTTTTGCCTCATTCCTCACCGGCATCCTGGTGCAAGACAGTGTGCTGCATTGGAACGACCGCATCGTGGATCGCTTGCCGCATTTCGCCCTGAACTCGCCGGAAGAAACCCAGAAGCTCACCATCCGTCATGTGTTGTCGCATACCACGGGGTTGCCCTATCACACCTACACCAACATGGTCGAGGAAGGTAAGCCGCTGGATTCGATGTTGTCGTGGCTCAAAAGAATTCCCCTGTCGTCGCCGGTGGGAGAAACGTATAGCTATCAGAACGTAGCGTATAGCCTGATCGGGAGGGTGATCGAATCGGCCACCGGAAAGAGTTATGAAGATGAGATGCGCCAGCGGGTGTTCGGTCCCCTGCACATGCTCACGGCCTCTATCGACTATGCCGGCATACAGCAAAACACCAACGTCGCCAAGCCGCACAAACGCCGTGGCAATCAATGGGTGCCTGCCGCGATCACGTCCACCTATTATAACGTAGCCCCTGCCGGAGGAGTGAACGCCAGCATCAGCGATATGGCGCAGTGGATGATCGCCTTGTTGGGCAACCGGCCCGACGTGATCTCGCCGGCAACCTTGAAACAACTTTATACCCCGGAAGTAAAAGCCCGTTCGAAGAACCGTAACTATGGCCGGATGCACCGGCTGAGCGATTCGTTTTATGGTTTGGGCTGGCGTGTGATCTATTATCCCGACGATACGCTGCTCTACCATGGCGGTTATGTCAACGGCTACCGCAGTGAAGTGGCGGTGAATCCCAAAGACCACCTGGCCGTGTGCATCCTGGCCAACGCTCCGGGCGACCTGGCCGACAATGGTATTCCCCTATTCTTTAACTTGCTGCAGCCCAAGCGAGATTCGGTCCGCGCCTGGGAGGAGAAAGAACGAAAACTCCGCCGGCAAATCCTGGTTCCATGA